TCGCCTCCAGTCGTGCAAGCGGCGCTCCGAGACAGAAGTGAATACCAAATCCAAAACCCATATGTCTGTTCGGCTTGCGATCGGGCACGAACTTCTCTGCCTGATCGAATTGGGCGATATCCCGGTTGGCCGATCCTACCCAGGATATCACCTGTTCCCCTGCCTGAATTGTTTGTCCGTTCAATTCTACGTTTTCTTTGGCGATACGCCCAATGGCCACAATCGGCGGATAATAACGCAGCGTTTCCTCTACCGCAGTCGGAATAAGCTCAGGGTGTTCTCGCAGCTGCTGTTGAAGCTCAGGCTGCTCTGACAGAATACGAACAGCATTGGTAATCAGATTGGTTGTGGTTTCATTACCGGCAGCAAGTAACAAGATGCAAAATCCGACCACTTCCTCTGCCGTTAGCTTCTCCCCTTCAATCTCTGCAGAAAGCAGTAAAGAGATCAGGTCATCCTCTGGTCGCTGACGTCTTTCTTCCATTATGGCCGTGAAGTAGCTCGCCAGCTCCTGCTGGTTCCGTTTCTTTTCTTCCATCAATTCCTGGAAAGCATCATCACTGTCATCCCGCGCCCCCTTAACGAGTGCATCAGACCAGTCTTTGAACTTCTGGCGATCTGTTGCAGGGACGCCTATCAATTCGGCGATCACGATAACCGGAAGTGGAGTGGCAAGATCATCGATAAGACGCATACGACCTTCTGAAAAATGCGGAGTCAATAATTCATCAGCGATTTCCTGAATCCGCGGAGCTAACGCTTCAATCGCTTTAGGTGTGAACGCCTGATTAACCAGATCCCGCAATTGCTTGTGCTTCGGCGGATCTGTAGTCAGCATGCTGGCGTTAGCGCGATCACGTTCAGAAGAGAACAGTTTAGGGTTTTTTAACACATATTGCACATCTTCATAACGGAAAACATCCCAGCATTCTCGATGGTTGTCATAGCGGACTGGAGTATTGTCACGAAGTTCAGCGTACACCTGGAAGGGAAGTAATTGCTGCTCCACCGCCTCCAGCTCCCGGATCGGAATGTAATTGGCATACTTTCTGGGTGCTCGGTTCATCGTTTCTCCTCCAATCATTAATATATATTTATTTACATATAGAAATCACCTTTTATTATAGACTTAACGCTGTGGGCATACAAATATTTGGCAATAATTGAGCCTCCTTTCCTAGAACGTATTACAAAAATCGTCAAGACCTGCTAATTTATACCCCAGTGCTATTCGTCTTAGATAAGATCACTTCTGCTATGGACGATCCTGCAACACTTCCCCCCAATTTTTTCGATACCCTATCAGGTCAAAAGACTTATATGTAATAAAATATGACACAAAAATTCATATAGTATAATTTCACACTCCTTATTCTCTTTTTCACCTTCTCATATTTATCCATAAAACCTCATAAATACACTGTATACTCTATATATCTATCAATGTAACCGATTACTCTACTCATATCTATAATTGTCATATTATTTAACATGAAATACAATCAATTTGAAATCACTACATATAATCCTCAAAAAACATCACACGAAACTAACCTGAAGGAGAGTGCTTTTCATGAAAAAAACTTCAAATCTTCGTCCTTGGGCTGTATGGAGCACAGCTGCTTTGACAGCTCTGACCATCTCCCTGTCCCCAATTGGAACCTATGCGGCTCATGCGGCTACGGTAGAAGTGAGCGGTACAACCAGTGCAGTTCAGACCGCATCATCCACTCCGGCTCGCAATACAACCATCCCTGTGCTATCGGATTCGTTCAAACAATCCGCTCTGCCTAATGTTCTGGTCATTGGGACGGGTGGTACGATTGCAGGTCAATCCGAGGATGCAACCAGCTTCCAGAACTATAAGGCCGGTACACTCCCGATTGGAGAAATGGTCGACGCCTTACCGGACAAACAGAAGATTGCAGATGTTAGCACACTCCAATTCGGAAATTCAGGCTCAGGCTCTTATACCATGGCTGATCTCTATGACTTGTCTCAGACGGTAGACAAGGCTCTGGCTCAGTATGACAGCGTTGTGGTTACCACAGGTACAGATACCATGGAGGAAATCGCCTACTTCCTCGACATGACCGTACAAAGTGATAAACCCGTCGTCATTACAGGGTCCATGCGCCCTTGGACCGTTATCGGCTCCGATGCACAAGCGAATCTGTACAACGCCATCAAGCTCGCAGGCAGCGGGCGCACCACTTCATTTGGGACCGTGCTGATGTTGAACGATACGATTCAACTGGCGCGCGGCGTGACCAAAACGAATGATTATCGAACTGACACGTTCGAAACCCCGATGCTTGGTGCAGTAGGTTATATTGATGAAGAAAACATTCGAATTTATCGTGCCCCTGCACGTGCCTTGAAGCCTGAAGGTGCATTGAAACCGGCCTTTGACCTGAGCAAAATCACCAAGGCAGATCTCTCCAAGGTGGAAATTGCCATTTCCTATCAGGAAGCTGGCGGCGAGGCTATTGAAGGATTTGTGAAAGGCGGCGCCAAGGGGATCGTAACGTCCGGTACCGGAGCAGGCGGTATCTCCAAAGCAATGGGACAAGCACGCACCAAAGCGGTGGAGGATGGCGTCATCTTCGTAACGACCACTCGGACAGGTTCAGGCAGTGTATATGGCGGAGGGAAAGGTGTTATTGCCGGTGACAACCTCAGTCCTCAGCAAGCACGCATTTTGTTGATGCTCGGACTGTCCTTCAGCGATGATTTTGACACGATTAAAAAATGGTTCGAGACTTATGGAACGCCGGAAGTTTAATAAGGCACTCATCACTTTATATCTTTAAAGAAAACAAGAGACGATTCACTCCCTGCCTCAGGGTTGTGATCGTCTCTTGTTTTTGTAACATTGTCCCTCCATCTCCTGCATTGAAGATTTAGGTGCAACACGGATATCGTTCCATCTATATACTGACTTATTTATTTCAGTGGATGAGCGCAGAAACAGAAAAAACCGCTTGAATGACGTTCCAGCCGAAGCTTTGTCCTGTAAGCTGATATGCTTACTTCACCCAGGCCAGAGCCAGACCATCATAATCCGGCAGCATCGTCGTTACCAGCCGCGGGTCACTGGCCATCTGCTCGTTGAAGCGCCGAACCGCGAGGACAGCCGGACCCTGCTTGTCCGGATTAAGCGTACGGCCGCGCAGGAAACAGTTATCTCCCACAATCACCGCCCCGGGCCGCGCGAGCTTAATGGCGTAATCGAGATAAACGGGATAATTCTCTTTGTCTGCATCAATGAAGAAGAAATCGAAGGTACGTCCTTCCTGTGCCAGCTGCGCCAGACTGTCGGCTGCGGGCCCAATTCGATATTCGACCTTATCCCCAAAGCCTCCTTCCTCCAGATGACCACGAGCCATCGCTGCGTATTCCTCTTTCAGTTCCAGCGAAGTCAGGGTTCCCCCGTCACTTAAACCGCGAGCAAGACAAATTCCGCTGTAACCGCCAAGCACACCGATTTCGAGTACAGCCTCCGCTTTCGATGTCTTCGCAAGAAACGTGAGCAAACGGCCATAGGCCGCTGCAACTGAAACTTCCGGCATGCCGTTCGATCGGATGGCTTCTTTTACCTTTAACAAGAGATCATCCTCTTGAAATAATTGATTTACATATTCGTCAGGGGTCAGATTCACCGCTAAAATCCTCCTTGGACACTTGGACTGCTTTCCATATGGATGCCAATGTTCTATAATAAATGTTTGTTGTCAAACACAGGCGGTTGAACTGCTGCATCAGCTCGAAAGATGAATGCATTAGCGCACCGCATTTCT
Above is a window of Paenibacillus sp. E222 DNA encoding:
- a CDS encoding cytochrome P450 yields the protein MNRAPRKYANYIPIRELEAVEQQLLPFQVYAELRDNTPVRYDNHRECWDVFRYEDVQYVLKNPKLFSSERDRANASMLTTDPPKHKQLRDLVNQAFTPKAIEALAPRIQEIADELLTPHFSEGRMRLIDDLATPLPVIVIAELIGVPATDRQKFKDWSDALVKGARDDSDDAFQELMEEKKRNQQELASYFTAIMEERRQRPEDDLISLLLSAEIEGEKLTAEEVVGFCILLLAAGNETTTNLITNAVRILSEQPELQQQLREHPELIPTAVEETLRYYPPIVAIGRIAKENVELNGQTIQAGEQVISWVGSANRDIAQFDQAEKFVPDRKPNRHMGFGFGIHFCLGAPLARLEARVVLQTMLRQMEDIQLVPETVLQPIQSAFVFGVKEYPIQFTSSIYKPSDSMAQ
- a CDS encoding asparaginase, yielding MKKTSNLRPWAVWSTAALTALTISLSPIGTYAAHAATVEVSGTTSAVQTASSTPARNTTIPVLSDSFKQSALPNVLVIGTGGTIAGQSEDATSFQNYKAGTLPIGEMVDALPDKQKIADVSTLQFGNSGSGSYTMADLYDLSQTVDKALAQYDSVVVTTGTDTMEEIAYFLDMTVQSDKPVVITGSMRPWTVIGSDAQANLYNAIKLAGSGRTTSFGTVLMLNDTIQLARGVTKTNDYRTDTFETPMLGAVGYIDEENIRIYRAPARALKPEGALKPAFDLSKITKADLSKVEIAISYQEAGGEAIEGFVKGGAKGIVTSGTGAGGISKAMGQARTKAVEDGVIFVTTTRTGSGSVYGGGKGVIAGDNLSPQQARILLMLGLSFSDDFDTIKKWFETYGTPEV
- a CDS encoding O-methyltransferase, coding for MNLTPDEYVNQLFQEDDLLLKVKEAIRSNGMPEVSVAAAYGRLLTFLAKTSKAEAVLEIGVLGGYSGICLARGLSDGGTLTSLELKEEYAAMARGHLEEGGFGDKVEYRIGPAADSLAQLAQEGRTFDFFFIDADKENYPVYLDYAIKLARPGAVIVGDNCFLRGRTLNPDKQGPAVLAVRRFNEQMASDPRLVTTMLPDYDGLALAWVK